Within the Candidatus Omnitrophota bacterium genome, the region TTTGAGGATAGGCCTCTTTGGTTTGCGCCGGGGTGTTGCTTTGCGCTATTGCCGGGGCGAACTGTTTTAGACTCGAGCGCTGAGTGTGTACAGTGTGACCCAATTCATAACATTAATAAAATAGATAAGTTATAGACCTAACGCACAGAATACCCACAACTTATCCACAGGCGGATCCCATGACCTTAAAACACTCCTCTCCATCCCCGGCCCTTGAAAAAATTGAGCGCGTTCTGGCCCGTATTGTCGATGCCCAAAGCGGCAAAGATGTGCTTAGTCTTGGGTGGGTCAAAGACCTTCACATCCACGAGGGGTGTGTGCATTTTAAGCTTAAAGGCGGCGTGCCCTATCGCCGGGAAATGGATCTCTTGCGCCAGCATTGCGCTGAGGCCCTTGGAAAAATTCCAGGCGTCACTGAGGTGAACATTGAGTTCACCGCCGCAGACACCCAAGCCGAGGCCACGCCGGTTTTGCCGGGGGTCAAGACCGTTATTGCCGTGGCCAGCGGTAAAGGCGGCGTGGGCAAATCCACGGTTGCAGCCAATCTGGCCTTGGCGCTACAAGAGCAGAAGAGACGGATAGGGCTCTTGGACTGTGATATCTATGGGCCCAGTATCCCCACCATGTTCGGAATTCATGAGCAGCCGGAGATGACCCAAAAGGATATGATCGTGCCTCCGCAGCGCTACGGGATTCAATTGATGTCCATTGGTTTCTTGGCTACCGAGAAGACTCCTCTGATCTGGCGCGGTCCTATGGTGCACAACCTCCTGCAGCAGTTCCTGCATTTGATCCGTTGGGACAACGTGGACTATTTGATCCTGGATTTGCCTCCGGGTACCGGGGATGCGCAGCTTACGTTGACCCAATCGGCCACATTGGCGGGTGCGATCATCGTGACCACTCCTCAGAAGGTGAGTTTAATCGACGCGCGCAAGGGCCTCAAAATGTTTGACCAGGTCCATGTCCCGGTCCTGGGCATAGTGGAGAACATGAGCTATTTCGAGTGCCCGGAGTGCAGTCATCGTACGGAGGTTTTTCGCTCAGGCGGGGGTGAGACGGAAGCGAATGAACTGGGCGTGCCCTTCTTGGGACGTATTCCGCTGGATCCTGAGGTGGTCATCGGCGGGGATGAGGGGGAGCCCATCTTCAGATCCAGGCCCAACTCCAAGGCCGGACAGGCTTTTGCGAATCTGGCTGTCAGAGTGATTGAAGCCCTGGAGAAGGGGGAGATCCGGTGAGCGGAATGCTTCCCGGCGTTAAGAAAGCAATTGCCGTAGCTGCGGGCAAAGGGGGAGTGGGCGGTTCCACGGTTTCCGCCAACTTGTCTCTGGCTTTGGCCCAAAAAGGCCACCGCGTAGGTCTCTTGGACGGCAATATCTATGCGCCCGGTGTACCGCGTCTCTTTGGACTGGGAAAGGGCGCCGATGTCTCTCAAGGGGAAAGGATTATTCCTCCGGTCAAGTTCGGAATCCAGGTGATGTCTATGGGGCTCCTAGCACCGGGGAGCGGGACCATTATTTGGCGCGGTCCTATGGCCGACAGCCTTTTGCAGAAGCTATTGGAGGGTGTTTACTGGGACAATGTGGACTATTTGATTATTGACTTGCCTTCGGGCACCGGCCAGACCCAGGCCACGCTCACTCAGAGCGCAGTGCTCGAAGGGGCGATCATTGTCACGACTCCGCAACAGGCTAGTCTGGTGGACTCTCGCCGCGAGCTCCAGGCCCTCAGCTTGGCGCGTGTGCCCATTATTGGTCTTGTGGAAAACATGAGCTATTACATTTGTCCCTCCTGCAACGAACATGTGGATCTTTTCGGGGTGGGAGGAGGGGAAAGAGAGGCGCGGGCTCTGGGCATTCCGTTCTTGGGAGGGGTGCCGGTGGTGGCAGAGCAGGAAATGCAGGCCACTCGAGGCGAACCCGTAGTTTCTGCCAAACCGGATTCTGCTGTGGCCCGGGCTTTTCTGGAGCTTTCTTGCGAGTTGTTGAATGCTCTGGAAAGAATGCCTTCAGGGGGTTACAAGGCCAAGGCGGATATTGACTGGCAGGGTTAGAGCTGGACCCTTTGCCTTCCTGTTATAATTATCAAGTGAAACGTAAACCGCATTCCGCTGATATCGAGAAGCGCACCAAAGAGATCGGCCAGGAGCTGATCGAGGCCGCCCGAAAGCATCAGAGGCATGCCGGTGTGCTTGCGCGCGTTACGGATCAAGTCCTGGCCTGGTGTTTTTCCAATCCAGAGATCAAGCCCTCAGTCTTGCGTTTTGTGGATGTGCTTCCTTCCCTGAATTCTTCCAAAGAAGTTCTCGAGCATCTTAAGGAATACTTCCCCAGTCGCGAGAAGCATTTGCCCTCTGCTCTCAAGGCCGGCCTGGCCGTTTCGCGGCCTTCTTTGCTGACCGGGGCTGCAGCATCGGCTCTGACGCGCAAGGGGGTGGAGCAGATGGCTGCCCGCTTCATTGCAGAGGAGAGCGAGGACGAGGTCCTCCCAAGCCTGCGTTCCCTGGAAAAGGAGGGCTGCGGGTTTAGTCTGGATTTGTTGGGCGAGGCTGTGCTCAGCACAGAAGAATCCGATGCCTATGTGGAGCGCTACATGCATTTGGCGGAGAATTTGCCCCATGTCCTGCCCAAGTACTCCGAAGCCGCTCGCTTTAGACTGCCCGCACCGCGCCTGCATTTTTCGCTTAAGCCCAGTGCGCTCAGCCCCTGGTTTAATCCCTTGCAGCAGAGTCTTGGACTGGAGGACGCTTTCCGGCGTATCGCTCCCTTTGCCGAAGCGGCCCGCAATGTGGGCGCATTTGTGAATCTGGATATGGAACAGTACCGCGCCCGCGATCTCACCTTGGAGTTAGCCAAGAAGCTTATGGGTTCCGGACTTTTAGGGGGATACCCACACCTCGGGGTGGTGATTCAGGCCTATCTCAAGGATGCGCGCCCGAGCTTAGAGGGCTTGCTCGATTGGGCCGCTCCCCGCGGCCAGGAGCTTACGGTGCGTTTGGTGCGTGGTGCGTATTGGGATGCGGAAACTGCGGAGTCTTTGAGGCGCGGATGGGAGTCTCCTGTACTGCGGACTAAAGCAGAGACGGATCTGCAGTTTGAGACCTTGCTGGAGTTGCTGCTCCTCAAGCATCCGACGGTGCGCACAGCCTTGGCCTCCCACAATGTGCGCAGCGTGGCGCGAGCCTTGGCCATCGCCGATCTGGCTGAAGTGCCCCGGGAGCGTTTGGAGTTTCAGCTTCTCTATGGGATGGCGGAGCCCTTGCGCGAGGCTCTAGTGGAGCGTGGTTGCGCAGTGCGCGTGTACGTTCCTTGCGGGCCGCTCATTCCGGGCATGGCCTATTTGGTGCGGAGGCTTCTGGAGAACAGCTCGAACGAAGCCTTGCTTCGCCAGGATTACGATTCGGAGTCGATTCTCAAGGAACTTGTGGCACCGGAACCCGATGCCGGCCTTTTCCCTGTTTCTTTTGGACAAGTGCGCAAAGGGGATTTTGCCAACGAGCCTCAGGCCGATTTTTCGCGGCCCGAAATGCGCCGCCATATGCGTGAGGCCCTTAAGAAGGTGCGCAAGGAAATGGGCGGCTTGTATCCGGTGAATGTGGGAGGGGAATGGATTTTTAGCGAGCAGGCGGATCCTTCTGTGAATCCCGCGGATCCTCCGGAGATCATCGGCCGCGTGAGCCGTGCGGATGCTTCGGCGGTGGAAGGGGCTGTGGAGGCCGCGATTGGGGCGGGTGCTGAGTGGAGGTCCTGGCCTGTGGAACGCCGCGCTAATCTTCTGCGGGCTGTGGCCGGCTTGTTGCGCCGCCGCCGCTGGGAATTGGCAGCGCTGGAAGTTTTGGAGGTGGGCAAGACCTGGGCTGAGGCGGACGCGGATGTGACCGAGGCTCTCGACTTCCTGGAATATTATGCGCAGGAGGCGGCACAGCTTTTTGAAGGCAAAGCGTTGTACTCTCCGCCAGGAGAGCTCAATACCTGCCGCTATCAGCCGCTCGGAGTCTGTGCGGTGATTGCGCCGTGGAATTTTCCCTTGGCCATTCTCACGGGGATGAGCAGTGCCGCTCTGGTAACCGGTAACACGGTCATCCTCAAACCTGCGGAGCAATCGCCGGTTATTGCGCATGTCCTCTTTTCCCTATTCAAAGAAGCCGGGCTGCCCAAGGGTGTTCTCAACCTCTTGCCCGGACCCGGAGCTGTGGTGGGCGAGGCCTTGGTTGCTCACCCGGAAATCAATGCGGTCCTCTTTACCGGCTCGGCCGGAGTGGGGACGGGGATCCTTGAAAAGACCGGACGTGCGGCAGCTCGCGGCGGTCCCTTGAAGCGAGTGATTGCCGAGATGGGCGGGAAGAATGCCCTGATTGTGGACAGTGATGCGGACTGGGACGAGGCTCTGCCCGCCATTCTTCGATCAGCATTTGGATTCCAGGGCCAAAAGTGTTCGGCCCTCTCCCGGCTCATTGTTTTGGATACGATCTACGATGAATTCCTGGGCCGTCTGTGCGAAGCGGTTTCTTCTTTGGTGATCGGGCCTCCGGAAGAGCCCCAGACCGATCTCGGACCAGTCATCGATCAGGAGGCCTTTCAGAAGATTCAGCGGTACATCGCAATGGCCTCGACCGCGGGTAAGATCGTATATCAGATGGAGGACTCGGAATTGCCGGAGCGCGGGTACTTTATCGGGCCTGTGATTGTCAGCGAAGTGGATCCGCTTTCCCCCTTGGCGCGCGAGGAGATCTTTGGCCCGGTGCTCTGTCTGTTGCGGGCCAGGGATTTCGAAGAGGCCATCGAGTTGGCGAATGACTGCGAGTTTGCTCTAAGTGCCGGGGTCTTTTCCCGTTCGCCGCGCAACATTGAGCAAGCCACACGCCGGTTGGAAGCGGGCAATATCTACATTAATCAGAAAATTACCGGTGCGCTTGTGGCACGCCAACCCTTTGGCGGGTACAAGCGGTCGGGCCTAGGCTCCAAGGCCGGCGGGCCGGATTACCTGCAGCAGCTTGTTCTTCCCAAGACCGTGACTGAGAATACCACTCGCCACGGAGTTCCTTTGTAAGTCCGCATAAAAAAGGGACGGTTCTCTCAAAGAAGAACCGCCCCTTTGATCTAACACGTTCTACTTGGATACTGATTCCTTCAAAGCCTTGCCTGCTTTGAATGCAGGAACCTTACGCGCCTTAATCTTGATGGTTTCCCCGGTCTGAGGATTGCGTCCCTGACGTGCTTTGCGGGCCTTGACCGAAAAAGTGCCGAAACCGGTAAGCGTAATGGTCTGGCCCTTCTTGAGGGTCTTGGTGATGGTCGTTGTCAGAGCATCCACAGCTTTGGTCGCAGCCGTCTTGCTGATGTTTGCGGACTTCGCGACTTGGGCAATTAACTCAGCCTTTGTTGCCACTTTCTCCTCCTTAGTTTGTCGGGCAATATTTCAGCCCCTGACCTATAGTACCAAAGTAACGCATCCTGACAAGTGGGAAATGCAGTAATGGCGAGGGAAAGCCGCGGGCACCGGCCGGGAGGCCCTATTGGGTGGGGATTTTGCGCTCGACAGAGGGCTGAAGTGGGCCTTTGAAGCTTCTCTGAACGGGCCTGAAAGTGGCGCCAATATTGACGGAACTGTTGAAATCACGGTATGATCAAGCATTCTAGGGGGGCAGGGAACCCCCGGTTTTCCCAGCTTTCCAACCCCAGTGCGGGAGAAAGCGGGTCAGGGTGTGCACTGAAGACAACGGAGGGGAACCGTGCGCCAATCTCGGCTCATTGCACTTGTTCTGGGTATTGTTGTCAGTTTGTATGGTCTGAGCTTTCTGGCGGTTTCCAGCGCCGAGGCCGGTGAGATGTATGGAGAGGAAAGTCCGTGGAGCGTTGAGGCCCATGCGGGCGTGCTCAGTGTTAAGGAGGATCCTCTGGATGTGGGGACTGGGGCTGGCTTGTCCGTTATCTACCATGTCAACGAGAATTTGGGATTCTCCTTGGACTACACTGGTTTTTCCGTTGATACAACGACG harbors:
- a CDS encoding Mrp/NBP35 family ATP-binding protein, translated to MTLKHSSPSPALEKIERVLARIVDAQSGKDVLSLGWVKDLHIHEGCVHFKLKGGVPYRREMDLLRQHCAEALGKIPGVTEVNIEFTAADTQAEATPVLPGVKTVIAVASGKGGVGKSTVAANLALALQEQKRRIGLLDCDIYGPSIPTMFGIHEQPEMTQKDMIVPPQRYGIQLMSIGFLATEKTPLIWRGPMVHNLLQQFLHLIRWDNVDYLILDLPPGTGDAQLTLTQSATLAGAIIVTTPQKVSLIDARKGLKMFDQVHVPVLGIVENMSYFECPECSHRTEVFRSGGGETEANELGVPFLGRIPLDPEVVIGGDEGEPIFRSRPNSKAGQAFANLAVRVIEALEKGEIR
- a CDS encoding P-loop NTPase, with product MSGMLPGVKKAIAVAAGKGGVGGSTVSANLSLALAQKGHRVGLLDGNIYAPGVPRLFGLGKGADVSQGERIIPPVKFGIQVMSMGLLAPGSGTIIWRGPMADSLLQKLLEGVYWDNVDYLIIDLPSGTGQTQATLTQSAVLEGAIIVTTPQQASLVDSRRELQALSLARVPIIGLVENMSYYICPSCNEHVDLFGVGGGEREARALGIPFLGGVPVVAEQEMQATRGEPVVSAKPDSAVARAFLELSCELLNALERMPSGGYKAKADIDWQG
- a CDS encoding proline dehydrogenase family protein translates to MKRKPHSADIEKRTKEIGQELIEAARKHQRHAGVLARVTDQVLAWCFSNPEIKPSVLRFVDVLPSLNSSKEVLEHLKEYFPSREKHLPSALKAGLAVSRPSLLTGAAASALTRKGVEQMAARFIAEESEDEVLPSLRSLEKEGCGFSLDLLGEAVLSTEESDAYVERYMHLAENLPHVLPKYSEAARFRLPAPRLHFSLKPSALSPWFNPLQQSLGLEDAFRRIAPFAEAARNVGAFVNLDMEQYRARDLTLELAKKLMGSGLLGGYPHLGVVIQAYLKDARPSLEGLLDWAAPRGQELTVRLVRGAYWDAETAESLRRGWESPVLRTKAETDLQFETLLELLLLKHPTVRTALASHNVRSVARALAIADLAEVPRERLEFQLLYGMAEPLREALVERGCAVRVYVPCGPLIPGMAYLVRRLLENSSNEALLRQDYDSESILKELVAPEPDAGLFPVSFGQVRKGDFANEPQADFSRPEMRRHMREALKKVRKEMGGLYPVNVGGEWIFSEQADPSVNPADPPEIIGRVSRADASAVEGAVEAAIGAGAEWRSWPVERRANLLRAVAGLLRRRRWELAALEVLEVGKTWAEADADVTEALDFLEYYAQEAAQLFEGKALYSPPGELNTCRYQPLGVCAVIAPWNFPLAILTGMSSAALVTGNTVILKPAEQSPVIAHVLFSLFKEAGLPKGVLNLLPGPGAVVGEALVAHPEINAVLFTGSAGVGTGILEKTGRAAARGGPLKRVIAEMGGKNALIVDSDADWDEALPAILRSAFGFQGQKCSALSRLIVLDTIYDEFLGRLCEAVSSLVIGPPEEPQTDLGPVIDQEAFQKIQRYIAMASTAGKIVYQMEDSELPERGYFIGPVIVSEVDPLSPLAREEIFGPVLCLLRARDFEEAIELANDCEFALSAGVFSRSPRNIEQATRRLEAGNIYINQKITGALVARQPFGGYKRSGLGSKAGGPDYLQQLVLPKTVTENTTRHGVPL
- a CDS encoding HU family DNA-binding protein, with translation MATKAELIAQVAKSANISKTAATKAVDALTTTITKTLKKGQTITLTGFGTFSVKARKARQGRNPQTGETIKIKARKVPAFKAGKALKESVSK